GTCTGACGTGTCGGTGCCACTCTGCACTGAGCCCATGGGACCGGGAGCGTAGAGCAGCCCCACGGCGGTCAGGGGGGCGCGGGCAGACGGCCGGGCCGGGGTGTGACGCGTCCCACCACCCGGCCGACGACGACGGCGGTCCCGAACGAGCGGCTGTCGTCGGTGACGAACGGGTTGTCGCCCTGCACCCAGTGCCCCCCGGGGACGGCGCGGACCACCCGCTTGACCACCAGCAGGTCCGGGCGGGCCGGGAAGCGGGCGAGCACCACGTCCCCGGGTGCGGCGGTGTCACCCCGGCGGACCAGCAGCCGGTCGCCGTGCCGGACGGTGGG
This sequence is a window from Geodermatophilaceae bacterium NBWT11. Protein-coding genes within it:
- a CDS encoding S26 family signal peptidase, with the translated sequence MSGGLHGGEQGEQTHGRPSGARGDGSCRTLLAVIRADTSRSGPPGDVPGLPSPWVLARVIGPSMSPTVRHGDRLLVRRGDTAAPGDVVLARFPARPDLLVVKRVVRAVPGGHWVQGDNPFVTDDSRSFGTAVVVGRVVGRVTPRPGRLPAPP